In the genome of Streptomyces fagopyri, the window CGGCCGGGCAGATAGATGCCGGGCTCCACCGAGAAGCACATCCCGGGTACGAGGGGCTGCTCCTCGCCCTCGATCATGTAGGGCGGTTCGTGCGTGGTGACGCCGATGCCGTGGCCGGTGCGGTGGATGAAGCGGTCCGCGTACCCCGCCCCGGCGACGACCGCGCGGGCCGCCCGGTCGACGTCCTGGCAGGCGGCACCCGGCCGGACCGCCGCGACGCCCGCTTCCTGGGCCGCGCGCACCACGTCGTGGACCTCGCGCTCCTCGGCGTCCGGTTCGCCGACGTGGACGGTACGGGAGGTGTCGGAGCCGTAGCCGTGCTTGAGACCGCCGAAGTCGAGGACGACCATGTCGCCGCGCTCGATGACACGGTCGCCCGCGTCGTGGTGCGGATTGGCGCCGTTGGGCCCCGAGGCGACGATCGTGAAGTCGACCTGGGAGTGCCCGAACTGCCGGAGCAGATCGGCGAGGTCGGCCGCGACGTCGGTCTCCCTGCGTCCCCCGAAGGGAACCTTGCGGATCTCCTCGTACGTCGCGTCGGCGGCGGCGCCCGCGGCCGCCAGCCGCTCCAGTTCCGCCGCGTCCTTGACGGCGCGGAGCATCGGGAGGGATTCGGTGAGGGCGACGTAGCGGGAGTCGGGCAGCCTTCTCTGGAGGGCGAGCAGGTGCAGTGCCCAGCCGTTGTCGCTGACGCCGAAGCGGCCGTCCGCGTCGACGAGGGACGCGGTGGCCTCGTAGGGGTCCTTGCCGTCGGTCCAGTCGCGGAGGGTCAGCGTGGGCGCCGCGGCCGCCGCGTCCGGTGCCTCAAGGGTGGGCACCACGAGCACGGGGTCCTGTCCGGCCCGCAGCACCAGCAGGGTGAGCCGCTCGGTCTCCCCCGGCCGGTAGCCCGTCAGCCACACCAGGTCGGGCCCGGGGGCGACCAGGAGGCCGTCGAGTCCGGCCTCCGTGGCGGCCTCGGCCGCGCGCCGCATCCGGGCCTCGTAGTCACCGGCGGTGAAGGGCGTGGGCGTGCCGGTCATCCATGCCTCCGCATGTCCGAGTTCCCCCCAGGGGCTACGGGCAGCATCCTGCCCCCTCGCCGTGGCTCCCGCGAGCCGCTCGCGGCGGCCACGGGCCGATCCGGGGGTCCTACGGACGATGGTATGCCTCCGTGACCTGGGACCCGGCGGACCTCGGCCGCCCGTGACGGCCGGTCGAGGGACCGGGAGCGAGCCGGCCGCCGACCGCGTCAGGTCACGATGCCCGGGACGGCGGTCAGCCGCTGACGTCCGCCGTCGGCGTGGCGCACACCGAGCGTCACGGTGCTCCCCGGGTGCGCCGCGGCCACGGCCCGCGCCAGGTCGGCGGCCGAGCCGACGCGGGTCCCGTCGAAGGCGTCGAGCACGTCTCCGCGGACCAGACCGGCGGTGTGACCCGGGCCGGGGTCGTGGACACCCGTGAGCAGCGCGCCGGCGCCCCCGGACGCGTCGACGGCCTCTACCCCGAGCGTCGCCGTGGTGAGCGCCTCCGCGCCTCCCCGGGTGGGCGCGGACCGGGGCGACCCGCTCTCGGCACCCGCTGCGGGCCCCGGGCTCCGTCCCCGCGCGTGCCCCGGACCCCGTCCATGGTCCTGGCCTTGCTGCTCCTGCCCGGCCCCGGCGTCGCCGGCCTGCTTCTGCAGGTCCGCCAGCCTGCTCATGCCGATCACCGTGGCTCCCACGGTGCCGAGCCCGACGCCCGACAGGACCAGGACGGTCCCGACGAAGAGGCCGAAGAGCAGCGACATCAGCCGCCTGCCGCGGCGTCGCACGGCGTGCGGGCGCCGGACGGCCGGTGCCGGACGGCCGTCGCCGTCCGGCTCCTGACCGGGCATCGGTTTGGGACGCAACGCGGTCTGTTCCATGGATCGCCTCCGGCACCTGCTCTGCTCTGCGGACCGCCCCCCGGCTGTTGCTACCCCGCGCCCCGGCGCACGA includes:
- a CDS encoding aminopeptidase P family protein — protein: MTGTPTPFTAGDYEARMRRAAEAATEAGLDGLLVAPGPDLVWLTGYRPGETERLTLLVLRAGQDPVLVVPTLEAPDAAAAAPTLTLRDWTDGKDPYEATASLVDADGRFGVSDNGWALHLLALQRRLPDSRYVALTESLPMLRAVKDAAELERLAAAGAAADATYEEIRKVPFGGRRETDVAADLADLLRQFGHSQVDFTIVASGPNGANPHHDAGDRVIERGDMVVLDFGGLKHGYGSDTSRTVHVGEPDAEEREVHDVVRAAQEAGVAAVRPGAACQDVDRAARAVVAGAGYADRFIHRTGHGIGVTTHEPPYMIEGEEQPLVPGMCFSVEPGIYLPGRFGVRIEDIVTVTEEGGWRLNTTSREMAIVD
- a CDS encoding PDZ domain-containing protein, with the protein product MEQTALRPKPMPGQEPDGDGRPAPAVRRPHAVRRRGRRLMSLLFGLFVGTVLVLSGVGLGTVGATVIGMSRLADLQKQAGDAGAGQEQQGQDHGRGPGHARGRSPGPAAGAESGSPRSAPTRGGAEALTTATLGVEAVDASGGAGALLTGVHDPGPGHTAGLVRGDVLDAFDGTRVGSAADLARAVAAAHPGSTVTLGVRHADGGRQRLTAVPGIVT